In one Spirosoma rigui genomic region, the following are encoded:
- the sppA gene encoding signal peptide peptidase SppA — protein MRQFLKYVLATIVGILLVSFAGFLLLIGISAAVSSSADKRTTVKEKTVLKLNLDEPIQERSSENPFSGFGSFGGASDATGLVELKQALKDAKDDDNIEGIYLQSENPVAGWASLEEVRNALIDFKQSKKFVYAYAETMSEKGYYLASVADKIYLNPAGDLEWNGLNAELTFFKGTLEKLGVKPEIFRVGEFKSAVEPFIREDMSEPNKRQVTSFLSSINDHMLVKVAQSRGLRVDSLMSYANNLVIQKPADALRTKLVTNVGYQDELESVIRKLLSIDAKKKINYVSLNKYKGEEKDAESGSSSNRIAVIIASGDINSGKGDANSIGSETIVEEIRKARLDDKVKAIVLRVNSGGGSALASDVMFREVELAKKSKPVIGSMSDYAASGGYYMLMGCNKIVAQPNTITGSIGVFSLLFNTENFFKDKLGVTYDRVKTNTNADYPAVTHEMTPFQKQVLQRRTEQIYAEFTSKAAAGRKLPVDSLRAIAGGRVWTGTQGKAIGLVDQLGGLDDAIKLAAQTAKLKTGDYKLKYQPRKKEFFEQLMSSFNDSEESKIQAQLGELAPYVTYLKKLKTLNGVQARLPFEMEIR, from the coding sequence ATGCGACAGTTTCTTAAATACGTTCTGGCAACTATAGTCGGTATTTTGCTGGTCTCGTTTGCCGGTTTTCTCTTGTTGATCGGCATAAGTGCAGCCGTCTCTTCGTCGGCCGACAAACGAACGACTGTAAAGGAAAAAACGGTGCTCAAACTAAATCTGGATGAACCCATTCAGGAACGTAGCTCCGAAAACCCATTTAGTGGCTTCGGCTCTTTTGGCGGTGCCAGCGATGCCACGGGACTGGTTGAGCTGAAACAGGCCCTGAAAGATGCCAAGGATGACGACAACATAGAAGGTATTTACCTCCAGTCCGAGAATCCGGTGGCGGGCTGGGCCTCGCTCGAAGAAGTGCGGAATGCCCTCATCGACTTCAAACAGTCGAAAAAGTTCGTCTATGCCTACGCCGAAACCATGAGCGAGAAGGGCTACTACCTGGCGTCGGTAGCCGATAAAATCTACCTCAACCCCGCCGGCGATCTGGAATGGAACGGTCTGAACGCGGAGCTTACCTTCTTCAAAGGCACACTGGAAAAACTGGGTGTGAAGCCCGAGATCTTCCGCGTGGGTGAGTTTAAAAGCGCCGTAGAGCCGTTCATTCGTGAAGACATGAGCGAGCCCAACAAACGGCAGGTTACGTCTTTCCTGAGTTCGATCAACGACCATATGCTGGTGAAGGTGGCCCAGAGTCGTGGCCTGCGCGTGGACTCGCTGATGTCCTACGCCAACAACCTGGTCATCCAGAAACCAGCCGACGCCCTCCGTACCAAACTCGTGACGAATGTTGGCTACCAGGACGAGCTGGAAAGCGTTATCCGTAAGCTACTGAGCATCGATGCGAAGAAGAAAATCAACTACGTATCGCTGAACAAGTACAAGGGCGAGGAGAAAGATGCCGAATCGGGCAGCAGTTCGAACCGCATCGCCGTGATCATTGCCTCGGGCGACATAAACTCGGGTAAAGGAGATGCCAACAGCATTGGGTCCGAAACGATCGTGGAAGAAATTCGTAAAGCCCGACTGGACGATAAAGTGAAAGCCATTGTTCTGCGCGTTAACTCGGGCGGTGGCAGCGCCCTGGCGTCGGATGTGATGTTCCGCGAGGTAGAGCTGGCCAAAAAATCCAAACCCGTAATCGGCTCTATGTCCGACTACGCGGCATCGGGTGGCTACTACATGCTCATGGGCTGCAATAAGATCGTGGCGCAGCCAAACACCATTACGGGCTCAATCGGCGTGTTCTCGCTGCTGTTCAACACCGAGAACTTCTTCAAAGATAAACTGGGGGTTACCTACGACCGCGTCAAGACGAACACCAATGCCGATTACCCGGCCGTGACCCACGAGATGACGCCGTTCCAGAAGCAGGTGCTACAGCGCCGGACCGAGCAGATCTACGCCGAGTTTACCAGTAAGGCCGCTGCGGGTCGCAAACTACCCGTCGACAGCCTGCGCGCTATTGCCGGCGGACGGGTATGGACGGGCACGCAGGGCAAAGCCATCGGTCTGGTCGACCAACTCGGCGGTCTGGACGATGCCATCAAGCTGGCCGCTCAAACGGCCAAGCTGAAAACGGGCGACTACAAACTGAAGTACCAACCCCGGAAAAAAGAATTTTTCGAGCAACTGATGAGTTCGTTCAACGACAGTGAAGAGTCCAAAATCCAGGCTCAGCTCGGCGAACTGGCTCCCTACGTTACCTACCTGAAGAAGTTGAAGACGTTGAATGGCGTTCAGGCGCGTTTACCGTTCGAAATGGAAATTCGATAA
- the mtaB gene encoding tRNA (N(6)-L-threonylcarbamoyladenosine(37)-C(2))-methylthiotransferase MtaB, translating into MKKVAFYTLGCKLNFSETSTLARLMEEQGHERVEFTEQPDVFIINTCSVTDNADKKCRKIVREAQKVNPDGFVAIVGCYAQLKPAEISEIPGVDAVLGAAEKFRLHELIGTFEKTAVNQPAVIYNSPISEAIDYHASYSLNDRTRTFLKVQDGCDYPCAYCTIPLARGKSRSDTVANVVRAAREIAGRTGTNGAVKEIVLTGVNIGDFGITNATGADGQRTETFLDLIKALDEVDGIERFRISSIEPNLLTDEIISFVAQSKRFVPHFHVPLQSGSNKVLGLMRRRYKRELYAERVARIKELMPHACIGVDVIVGHPGETADAFLETYQFLNELPISYLHVFTYSERPNTTAIAIKPTVPGHVRAERSKMLHILSDKKRRAFYDAQVGREATVLFEEDIADGLMQGFTENYVRVVAKYDPLLINEIMPVLLTGVNADGLVEVSEVETVYEKH; encoded by the coding sequence GTGAAAAAAGTTGCCTTTTATACACTCGGCTGTAAACTGAACTTCTCCGAAACATCGACGCTGGCCCGCCTGATGGAAGAGCAGGGCCATGAGCGGGTGGAGTTTACCGAACAGCCCGATGTTTTTATCATCAACACCTGTTCCGTCACCGACAACGCCGACAAGAAATGCCGGAAAATTGTGCGGGAAGCGCAGAAGGTCAATCCTGATGGATTCGTTGCCATTGTGGGCTGTTACGCGCAGCTGAAACCAGCGGAGATTTCGGAGATTCCGGGGGTAGATGCCGTACTGGGTGCAGCCGAAAAATTCCGGCTGCACGAACTGATCGGCACATTCGAAAAAACGGCCGTCAACCAGCCCGCCGTCATCTATAATTCGCCCATCAGCGAAGCCATTGATTACCACGCATCGTACTCGCTCAACGACCGGACCCGTACATTTTTGAAAGTGCAGGACGGCTGCGATTACCCCTGCGCCTACTGCACCATTCCGCTGGCCCGGGGGAAGAGCCGGTCCGACACCGTAGCAAACGTTGTGCGGGCCGCCCGCGAGATCGCCGGTCGGACTGGTACGAACGGGGCCGTTAAGGAGATCGTCCTGACGGGCGTTAACATCGGCGACTTTGGCATCACCAACGCGACCGGTGCCGACGGTCAGCGTACCGAAACGTTCCTCGATCTGATCAAAGCGCTGGATGAGGTTGACGGTATCGAGCGGTTCCGCATTTCGAGCATCGAACCCAACCTGCTTACCGACGAGATCATTTCGTTTGTGGCGCAGTCGAAACGATTCGTGCCTCATTTCCACGTACCACTGCAGTCGGGATCCAACAAAGTGTTGGGGCTGATGCGCCGTCGCTACAAACGCGAACTGTATGCCGAACGGGTTGCCCGCATTAAAGAACTTATGCCCCACGCCTGTATTGGGGTCGATGTGATTGTGGGGCACCCCGGCGAAACAGCCGACGCATTTCTGGAGACGTACCAGTTCCTGAACGAACTGCCCATCTCCTACCTGCACGTATTTACCTATTCCGAACGGCCCAACACGACGGCGATCGCCATCAAACCCACCGTTCCGGGTCACGTCCGGGCGGAGCGATCGAAGATGCTACACATCCTGTCGGACAAGAAGCGCCGGGCATTTTACGACGCGCAGGTCGGGCGGGAAGCAACGGTCCTGTTCGAAGAAGATATTGCCGATGGACTCATGCAGGGATTTACGGAAAACTACGTCCGGGTGGTGGCCAAGTATGACCCGCTTCTGATTAACGAGATCATGCCCGTCCTCCTGACTGGCGTCAATGCCGACGGGCTGGTGGAAGTGAGTGAGGTAGAAACCGTTTACGAAAAGCATTAG
- the uvrA gene encoding excinuclease ABC subunit UvrA — protein MQKDPQPVNDSNETGFVRVTGARENNLKNVSLVIPRDALVVFTGVSGSGKSSLAFGTLYAEAQRRYLESVSPYARRLFNQMAVPEVDEIDGLPPAVALQQQRGGSTSRSSVGSVTTVSNLLRMLYSRAGDYPAGQSIIYAESFSPNTPEGACPQCHGLGRVYEVTEQSMVPDNSLTIRERAIAAWPTAWHGQNLREILITLGYDIDTPWRDMPKKDRDWILFTDEQPVVPVYSGWEREQVQKALKRKLEPSYMGTFTGARRYVQQTFANTTSLLMKKRVSQYMLSTECPLCHGKRLRQESLSVTFAGLDITEISRISLAELAAILRPYTEQATDKLVRLARESPEKAVVVQRIATDLVARLDVMIDLGLSYLSLERSTPTLSPGEHQRLRLATQVRSNLFGVVYVLDEPSAGLHPADTEALLRALNRLKASGNSLFVVEHDLDVIRQADWIVDVGPAAGEQGGHILYSGPPDGLAAVTVSKTRPYLFDEAAFDRPHPRTGTGWLKLVDVTRNNLKGLAVDFPLGVLTTVTGVSGSGKSSLVSQVLVELVAEALGSPLPEEEEVDPLQDVAPATLGGHIKTGLERIKRLVQVDQKPIGRTPRSNLATYTGLFDHVRKLFAATKMAKARRYDAGRFSFNVAKGRCEKCQGEGFVMVELLFLPSVYTPCPVCHGARYNAKTLDVTYRDRNIADVLTLTVDEAYDFFDEEPAVRRSLSVLREVGLGYLRLGQPATELSGGEAQRIKLATELQRVGHGTTLYILDEPTTGLHPSDVEKLVVQLNRLVTAGNTVIVVEHDMRVVAGSDWVIDIGPGAGEAGGQVVAAGIPASVAKAANSKTAPYLKRFLG, from the coding sequence ATGCAAAAGGACCCCCAACCAGTAAACGATAGTAACGAAACCGGCTTTGTTCGTGTAACGGGCGCCCGGGAAAATAACCTTAAAAATGTTTCGCTTGTCATTCCCCGCGACGCCCTGGTAGTATTTACAGGCGTATCGGGCTCGGGAAAATCGTCGCTGGCATTCGGCACTCTTTACGCCGAAGCGCAACGGCGGTACCTGGAATCGGTTTCACCCTATGCCCGGCGGCTGTTCAACCAGATGGCGGTGCCGGAGGTCGACGAGATTGATGGGCTGCCGCCTGCCGTTGCCCTCCAGCAACAACGGGGCGGGTCTACTTCCCGCTCGTCGGTGGGTAGCGTCACGACCGTATCGAATCTCCTTCGGATGTTGTACTCGCGGGCTGGTGACTACCCCGCCGGGCAGTCAATTATTTATGCCGAGTCGTTCTCGCCCAACACTCCCGAGGGAGCCTGCCCACAGTGTCACGGACTGGGCCGGGTGTATGAAGTGACCGAGCAATCCATGGTGCCCGACAATTCGCTCACGATCCGCGAACGGGCTATTGCCGCCTGGCCCACCGCCTGGCACGGGCAGAACCTGCGTGAGATCCTGATCACACTCGGCTACGACATTGATACCCCCTGGCGCGATATGCCCAAAAAGGACCGCGACTGGATTCTGTTCACCGATGAGCAGCCCGTGGTACCCGTATATTCGGGATGGGAGCGTGAACAGGTCCAGAAAGCCTTAAAGCGAAAACTGGAACCCAGCTACATGGGTACCTTTACCGGCGCGCGCCGATACGTTCAGCAGACGTTTGCCAACACCACCAGTTTATTGATGAAAAAACGGGTGTCGCAGTACATGCTCAGCACCGAATGTCCACTCTGCCACGGTAAACGACTTCGGCAGGAGTCGCTGTCGGTTACGTTCGCCGGGCTTGACATCACGGAAATATCCCGGATTTCACTGGCGGAACTAGCAGCCATCCTGCGCCCGTATACAGAACAGGCCACAGATAAACTGGTCCGCCTGGCCCGGGAAAGTCCCGAAAAGGCCGTAGTGGTTCAGCGTATTGCTACTGATCTGGTCGCCCGGCTCGACGTTATGATCGACCTCGGCCTGAGCTATCTGTCGCTGGAGCGGAGTACGCCCACGCTGTCGCCCGGCGAGCACCAGCGGCTCCGGTTGGCTACCCAGGTCCGGTCGAACCTCTTTGGAGTCGTCTACGTGCTCGACGAGCCATCGGCGGGCCTGCATCCGGCCGATACCGAAGCCCTGCTGCGCGCACTCAATCGGCTGAAAGCATCCGGTAATTCGCTGTTCGTGGTGGAGCATGACCTAGACGTAATCCGGCAGGCCGACTGGATCGTTGATGTCGGGCCGGCAGCGGGTGAGCAGGGGGGGCACATTCTGTACAGTGGACCACCCGACGGACTGGCGGCCGTGACAGTGTCGAAAACGCGGCCCTACCTGTTCGATGAAGCGGCTTTCGACCGTCCCCATCCGCGAACCGGCACCGGCTGGCTGAAGCTGGTCGATGTGACGCGCAACAACCTGAAGGGGCTGGCAGTCGATTTCCCGCTGGGTGTCCTGACAACTGTAACGGGTGTTTCGGGTTCGGGCAAGTCGAGTCTGGTGAGCCAGGTGCTGGTCGAACTGGTTGCGGAAGCCCTTGGCAGCCCGCTCCCCGAAGAAGAGGAGGTTGACCCCCTGCAGGACGTAGCCCCCGCTACGCTGGGGGGGCACATAAAAACCGGTCTGGAACGAATTAAACGGCTGGTGCAGGTTGACCAGAAACCCATTGGTCGAACGCCCCGGTCCAATCTGGCTACGTATACCGGCCTGTTCGACCATGTACGCAAGCTGTTTGCGGCCACAAAAATGGCGAAGGCACGACGGTATGACGCCGGACGTTTTTCATTTAACGTTGCCAAGGGCCGCTGTGAGAAATGCCAGGGCGAAGGCTTCGTGATGGTCGAACTGCTGTTTCTGCCCAGTGTGTACACGCCCTGTCCGGTATGCCACGGCGCGCGCTACAACGCAAAAACGCTGGATGTCACGTACCGCGACAGGAACATTGCCGACGTGCTGACACTCACGGTCGACGAAGCCTATGATTTCTTCGACGAAGAACCCGCCGTTCGGCGGTCGTTGTCGGTGCTGCGGGAGGTCGGACTCGGATACCTGCGGCTGGGTCAGCCCGCCACTGAGCTGTCGGGCGGAGAAGCGCAACGAATTAAACTGGCGACTGAATTACAGCGAGTGGGGCACGGGACGACTCTGTACATCCTCGACGAGCCGACGACCGGGCTGCACCCTTCCGACGTGGAGAAACTGGTGGTTCAGCTAAATAGGCTGGTGACGGCTGGGAATACGGTCATCGTTGTTGAACACGATATGCGGGTCGTTGCCGGTAGCGACTGGGTCATCGATATTGGACCTGGTGCGGGCGAAGCCGGCGGACAGGTCGTTGCGGCTGGCATACCGGCCAGCGTGGCAAAAGCGGCTAACAGTAAAACCGCCCCGTATCTAAAGCGATTTCTCGGCTAG